A region of Sesamum indicum cultivar Zhongzhi No. 13 linkage group LG7, S_indicum_v1.0, whole genome shotgun sequence DNA encodes the following proteins:
- the LOC105166063 gene encoding synaptotagmin-2 has protein sequence MGIISTVLGVFGFGIGVAIGFVIGYFLFIYYQPTDVKDPEIRPLVEKDSKSLQQLLPEIPIWIKNPDYDRVDWLNKFIEYMWPYLDKAICKMAKKIAEPIIAEQIPKYKIDSVEFETLTLGCLPPTFEGMKVYNTEEKELIMELGLKWAANPNILVAVKAFGLRATVQVLDLQVFACPRITLKPLVPSFPCFANIHVSLMEKPHVDFGVKLLGADAMSIPGAYRIVQEIIKDQVANMYLWPKRLEVQIMDPAKAMKKPVGILHVNVVRAMKLRKKDLLGASDPYVKLKLSEDKLPSKKTTVKHKNLNPEWNEEFTFVVKDPEAQALELVVYDWEQVGSHDKMGLNVIPLKDLTPEEPKTITLELLKNLNPDDVQNEKSRGQLVVEINYKPFKDNELPADVEDADSVQKAPEGTPEGGGLLVIIVHEAQDLEGKNHTNPSARILFRGEERKTKVVKKNRDPRWEEEFQFMLDEPPTNDRVHVEVLSTSKRSLLHAKETLGYVDIYLSDVVSNKRINERYHLIDSKNGRIQIEMQWRTAS, from the exons ATGGGCATCATAAGCACAGTTCTAGGGGTTTTCGGCTTTGGGATTGGGGTTGCCATTGGGTTTGTGATCGGATACTTTCTGTTTATCTACTATCAGCCAACTGATGTGAAG GATCCTGAGATTCGTCCATTGGTTGAAAAAGATTCTAAAAGTCTGCAACAGCTACTCCCTGAAATACCTATTTGGATTAAGAATCCAGATTATGATCGG GTTGATTGGCTGAACAAATTCATCGAGTATATGTGGCCTTATTTAGATAAG GCAATATGCAAGATGGCAAAGAAAATAGCAGAACCCATCATTGCTGAGCAAATTCCAAAGTACAAAATTGATTCTGTAGAATTTGAAACTCTAACTTTGGGCTGCCTACCGCCTACTTTTGAAG GAATGAAAGTATACAACACTGAGGAAAAGGAATTGATAATGGAACTAGGCCTGAAGTGGGCAGCTAATCCTAACATCCTTGTTGCTGTCAAGGCATTTGGGTTGAGAGCTACCGTCCAG GTGCTTGACTTGCAAGTATTTGCTTGCCCACGCATCACTTTAAAACCGCTGGTTCCAAGCTTTCCTTGTTTTGCTAATATACACGTTTCTCTAATGGAGAAG CCTCATGTCGACTTTGGAGTAAAGCTTCTAGGTGCTGATGCTATGTCCATTCCTGGGGCATACAGAATTGTTCAG GAAATCATCAAAGATCAGGTtgcaaatatgtatttatggcCGAAAAGACTTGAAGTTCAGATAATGGATCCTGCAAA AGCAATGAAGAAACCAGTTGGGATTCTACATGTTAATGTTGTCAGAGCGATGAAACTCAGGAAGAAAGATCTTTTAGGAGCATCTGACCCTTATGTGAAGCTAAAACTCAGTGAAGACAAACTTCCATCCAAGAAAACAACTGTAAAACATAAAAACTTGAATCCTGAATGGAACGAGGAATTCACTTTTGTTGTTAAGGATCCTGAAGCTCAAGCTTTGGAGCTCGTTGTTTATGACTGGGAACAG GTTGGGTCACACGACAAAATGGGACTGAATGTAATCCCGCTAAAAGATCTAACTCCGGAGGAGCCAAAAACTATAACTCTTGAGCTTCTTAAAAATCTGAATCCAGACGATGTTCAGAACGAAAAGTCACGAGGGCAGCTTGTAGttgaaatcaattataaaCCTTTCAAGGATAACGAGTTGCCAGCCGATGTTGAAGATGCAGATTCAGTACAGAAGGCTCCTGAAGGGACACCTGAGGGTGGTGGTTTGCTTGTCATCATAGTCCATGAAGCTCAagatttggaaggaaagaatcACACCAACCCATCTGCACGTATATTGTTTCGCGGggaggaaagaaaaacaaag GTTGTGAAGAAAAACAGGGATCCAAGATGGGAAGAGGAGTTTCAGTTCATGCTGGACGAGCCGCCCACCAATGACAGAGTTCACGTCGAAGTACTTAGTACTTCTAAAAGAAGTCTATTACATGCCAAG GAAACTCTTGGTTATGTAGATATATACCTGTCGGACGTGGTGAGCAACAAGAGGATCAACGAGAGGTACCACCTTATCGACTCTAAGAACGGTCGGATTCAGATAGAGATGCAATGGAGAACTGCATCTTGA
- the LOC105166070 gene encoding aldehyde oxidase GLOX encodes MAHTLVLSTVLRRHLLLLLLLFLTHRNILTRAADGRWDLLLSNIGISAMHMQLLHTDRVVMFDRTDFGPSNISLPDGKCRRDPNDTVLPVDCTAHSVEYDVASNSIRPLMVLTDVWCSSGAVMPDGTLVQTGGFNDGDHAIRIYEPCRNSTCDWREISRGLTQRRWYATNHILPDGRQIVVGGRRQFNYEFYPKTSSADGSYNLPFLVQTNDPRIENNLYPFVFLNGDGNLFIFANNRAILFNYLNGSVVRTYPTMPGGDPRSYPSTGSAVLLPLKNNAETEVLVCGGAPKGAYVRANNGDFVGALNTCGRIRINDLNPQWVMETMPMGRVMSDMLLLPNGEVLIINGAGSGTAGWELGRSPVLAPVIYRPDNPIGSRFEVQNPSSTPRMYHSTAVLLRDGRVLVGGSNPHTYYNFTGVLFPTDLTLQAFSPRYLDPKLSYLRPKIISPVSQSEIRYGQQLPIRFTIPPGRLNSTSVMVTMVAPSFNTHSFSMNQRLLVLSHGDVTAVGKSTYQVRVGTPGSGNLAPAGYYLVFVVHQDIPSEGIWVQIR; translated from the coding sequence ATGGCTCACACACTCGTTCTTTCCACCGTCCTCCGCCGtcatctcctcctcctcctacTTCTCTTCCTGACACACCGGAATATTCTAACACGCGCCGCCGATGGCAGGTGGGATTTGCTCCTATCCAACATCGGCATATCAGCAATGCACATGCAGCTCCTCCACACCGACCGCGTTGTCATGTTTGATCGCACAGATTTCGGCCCCTCCAACATATCCTTACCAGACGGGAAATGCCGTAGGGACCCTAACGACACGGTGTTGCCGGTCGACTGTACAGCGCACTCGGTGGAGTACGATGTAGCTTCGAACTCCATCCGCCCACTCATGGTGCTCACCGACGTCTGGTGCTCCTCCGGCGCCGTCATGCCGGATGGAACTCTGGTCCAAACGGGAGGGTTCAATGATGGAGACCACGCCATCAGAATTTACGAACCATGCAGGAATAGCACTTGCGACTGGCGAGAAATCAGCCGTGGGCTCACACAGAGACGTTGGTACGCCACCAATCACATTCTGCCGGACGGAAGGCAGATTGTTGTCGGTGGACGGCGGCAGTTCAATTATGAGTTCTACCCGAAGACGTCATCGGCTGATGGGTCGTATAATCTGCCGTTTCTTGTTCAGACCAATGATCCGAGGATAGAGAACAACTTATACCCGTTTGTTTTTCTGAATGGGGATGGAAATCTATTCATTTTCGCCAACAATCGAGCTATATTGTTCAATTACTTAAACGGGTCGGTGGTCAGAACGTACCCGACGATGCCGGGTGGGGATCCACGGAGTTACCCGAGCACGGGCTCTGCAGTTTTGCTTCCACTGAAGAACAATGCTGAAACTGAAGTTCTGGTGTGTGGTGGAGCGCCAAAAGGTGCTTATGTTAGAGCGAATAATGGTGATTTTGTGGGGGCCCTCAACACATGCGGGAGGATCCGAATAAACGACTTGAATCCTCAGTGGGTCATGGAGACAATGCCCATGGGTCGGGTCATGAGTGACATGTTGTTGCTACCAAATGGTGAAGTCTTGATAATCAACGGGGCAGGCTCGGGCACTGCTGGATGGGAATTGGGTCGGAGCCCAGTTCTGGCTCCGGTCATCTACAGACCCGACAACCCGATAGGATCAAGATTCGAGGTGCAGAATCCGAGTTCCACACCTCGTATGTACCACTCGACAGCAGTGTTACTTCGTGACGGTCGGGTTCTTGTAGGCGGGAGCAATCCTCATACTTACTACAACTTCACAGGAGTTCTATTCCCGACAGATTTAACTCTACAAGCATTTTCTCCACGGTATTTGGATCCGAAACTCTCGTACCTCCGACCCAAGATTATTTCACCCGTTTCACAATCTGAAATCAGGTACGGGCAACAACTACCGATTCGGTTCACGATTCCTCCGGGTAGGCTAAATAGCACATCTGTCATGGTAACGATGGTTGCCCCATCATTTAATACCCACTCATTTTCGATGAACCAAAGGCTATTGGTTCTCAGCCACGGGGACGTGACAGCAGTGGGAAAATCCACATACCAAGTTCGGGTCGGGACACCCGGGTCGGGCAATCTTGCACCAGCAGGATACTACCTTGTCTTTGTGGTTCATCAAGATATTCCAAGTGAGGGTATTTGGGTCCAGATCCGGTGA